One genomic region from Ochotona princeps isolate mOchPri1 chromosome 5, mOchPri1.hap1, whole genome shotgun sequence encodes:
- the COPS9 gene encoding COP9 signalosome complex subunit 9, with protein MKPAVDEMFPEGAGPYVDLDEAGGSTGLLMDLAANEKAVHADFFNDFEDLFDDDDIQ; from the exons ATGAAGCCGGCAGTGGACGAGATGTTTCCTGAGGGCGCGGGGCCGTACGTGGACCTGGACGAG GCAGGAGGCAGCACGGGGCTGCTGATGGACCTGGCGGCCAACGAGAAGGCGGTGCACGCGGACTTCTTCAATG ACTTTGAAGATCTCTTTGATGACGATGACATCCAGTGA
- the OTOS gene encoding otospiralin isoform X2: MQAYVLWALAFCLLLGPPAGAKPLQEPEDPYAEPPAMPYWPFSTSDFWNHVQHLQEQGAYSQLEDLARTFFAHFPLGSTLGFHVPYQED; encoded by the exons ATGCAGGCATACGTGTTGTGGGCACTGGCCTTCTGCCTCCTGCTGGGGCCTCCTGCAG GAGCCAAGCCGCTGCAGGAGCCAGAAG ATCCCTACGCGGAGCCACCGGCCATGCCCTACTGGCCCTTTTCTACCTCGGACTTCTGGAACCAtgtgcagcacctgcaggagcaGGGCGCCTACTCCCAGCTCGAGGACCTGGCCCGCACCTTCTTCGCCCACTTCCCGCTGGGCAGCACCCTGGGCTTCCACGTTCCCTACCAGGAGGACTGA
- the OTOS gene encoding otospiralin isoform X3: protein MQAYVLWALAFCLLLGPPADPYAEPPAMPYWPFSTSDFWNHVQHLQEQGAYSQLEDLARTFFAHFPLGSTLGFHVPYQED, encoded by the exons ATGCAGGCATACGTGTTGTGGGCACTGGCCTTCTGCCTCCTGCTGGGGCCTCCTGCAG ATCCCTACGCGGAGCCACCGGCCATGCCCTACTGGCCCTTTTCTACCTCGGACTTCTGGAACCAtgtgcagcacctgcaggagcaGGGCGCCTACTCCCAGCTCGAGGACCTGGCCCGCACCTTCTTCGCCCACTTCCCGCTGGGCAGCACCCTGGGCTTCCACGTTCCCTACCAGGAGGACTGA
- the OTOS gene encoding otospiralin isoform X1, protein MQAYVLWALAFCLLLGPPAGEGLPRTTPGTSGWDKRWAVPADGPSPTGAKPLQEPEDPYAEPPAMPYWPFSTSDFWNHVQHLQEQGAYSQLEDLARTFFAHFPLGSTLGFHVPYQED, encoded by the exons ATGCAGGCATACGTGTTGTGGGCACTGGCCTTCTGCCTCCTGCTGGGGCCTCCTGCAGGTGAGGGGCTGCCCAGGACGACCCCGGGGACGTCTGGCTGGGACAAGCGGTGGGCAGTCCCAGCTGATGGCCCCTCCCCCACAGGAGCCAAGCCGCTGCAGGAGCCAGAAG ATCCCTACGCGGAGCCACCGGCCATGCCCTACTGGCCCTTTTCTACCTCGGACTTCTGGAACCAtgtgcagcacctgcaggagcaGGGCGCCTACTCCCAGCTCGAGGACCTGGCCCGCACCTTCTTCGCCCACTTCCCGCTGGGCAGCACCCTGGGCTTCCACGTTCCCTACCAGGAGGACTGA